A region of the Chryseobacterium gotjawalense genome:
CAATTTTAATTTCAAAAGGCATTTTCATCATTACGCCTTGCTGTAATTTCGGATTGGTTATTTGTTCAAACAGTTTGTAGTTTTCTGTTCCGATTTTATTTTTAATCAGTCTTGCAGAAATTTCATCTTCATCAAGATTTTTAAATAGTTGCTCGAACTGGCTCATTTTTTTTGGGTAAGCAGTTACGCTATAATCTTTCAGCTTTGCTTTTTGTGCTGCGAAATTGATCGCATCCTGCAATGTTCCCAATTCATCAACCAAGCCGATTTCCTTCGCGCGGGTTCCGCTCCAGACTCTGCCGCCACCGATTTCATCGATTTGGGCAAAAGATTTCTTGCGGTTTTCTGTTACAAAATGTACAAATCGTTTATACGTTTTTTCTACGCTTTTGGTTAAAATGGCTACTCCACCTGGAGTAACGCCATTTACGACGGAGTACATATTAGAATTCGCATTGGTAGTGACGGGGTGAGAGGTGAGGCCGTTTTTGTTTGCAGCTTCTTTAAAGTAAGGAATCATCCCGAATACTCCTATAGACCCGGTTAAGGTATTCGGTTCAGAGTAGATTTTATCTGCGGCCATCGCGATGTAATAACCACCAGAAGCAGCGTAATCGCCGAAAGAGACAATAATGGGTTTTTTCTTTTTCAGCTGTTGTAATTCGAACAGGATTTCATCAGACGCATTTGCGCTTCCGCCGGGAGAGTTTACTCTTAGGACGACTGCTTTTACTTTGTCATTATCTGCAATTTTTTTAATTTCTTTTATGAAATTATCGGCATAAACATTTTGGTATCCTTCCCCGTTATAGATTGCTCCGGATGCATACAGTACCGCAACCTGGTTGTCTTTTTTGGAGGAATCACTACTGAAAGAACTGATGTATTTTTTAAATGATACTTTGGTAAGTTTGTCTTTTTTCGCCAGATTCAGTTTTGTTTTAATCATTTGATCGTACTCACTTTTCTGCATTAACTTATCTGCTAATTTATAGTTTAAACTTAAATCGGGAATAGCTGCATAAAGACTGTCGACAATGGTTTTAAACTGTGCAGGATCAATTTTTCGTGAATTTGCGATTTTCTGTGAATTTACGGACCAGATATCATTTAATAAAGTTGAAAGTTGATCTTTGTTTTCCGGCGACATATCATCTCTCATAAACGGTTCTACAGCGGACTTATATTTTCCGTGTCTGATGATTTCAATTCCAATACCGTATTTATCCGCAAAGCTCTTCATATATAAAACTTCGGTTGACAGCCCTTTTAAATCAATTCCTCCAGCTGGATTCAGAATATACTGGTCAGCAACAGACCCCAAATAATAAGCGGCCTGAGAAACCACATTACCGTAAGCATATACGAATTTTCCGGTTTTCTTAAAATCTTCCAGCGCGCCGCGAATATCATCTAACTGTGTAAGGCCGGCACGGATTCCATCAGTTTCTATACTTATCCCTTTAATTTTATCATCAGATTTCGCTTTTTTAATGGCTTCGAGCATATCGAATATTAAAATATTTTTCGGCTTATCACCAAAGGCAAACATCTCATTCTGATCTTCCGTAGGGCTGTCGATGATATTGGTTTTAAAATCAAGTGTGAGGATCGTATTGTCTTTAATGTTAGGTTTTTGTTCACCGCTTAATGCGCTTGCTGCAATCATCATTATTAAAAACAGTGAAAACACGGCGGCTATAATAATAATAGCCACTATATTTGCCATAACATTTTTAAAAAAACTCTTCATAACTTATATATTTCTACGATATGTCGCAACATGAGGTCACTTTGTTACTCGGAAGCAATTTAGGAAATCCTGAACACAATATTGGGTTAGCCCTCCTTAGGATAGAAGAAGAGATTGGTGAGATTTTAAGGAAAAGTGAGGTCTTGATTACCAACCCTGTAGAGTTTGTTAGTAATAATATTTTTTGTAATATTGCATTAGTAATAAAGACACAATTTTCTCCTATAAAACTCTTAAATTATGTGAAATTAATTGAGAGACAGATGGGAAGGGGCGATGATACATTGATTTCAGGAGAGTACCAAGACAGGATAATCGATATAGATGTGGTGTTTTTCGGTAATCTCAATTTCTGTTGTAAAGAATTAAAAATTCCGCATCACAAGCATTTATATCAACGTGATTTTTCTAGGAAATTGTTAGGTGAGCTATCGAAACACTAAAAACAACAATATGAAATTAAATTTATTATTAGCACTAGCGATACCCATTGCTTTTTATGCGCAGCATAATTCCGCTGCCAATACTACTGGAGATTATCCCAACGCTTACTCCTCTGGATCCGCAAACATCAAACCTTTTGATAATTCATCAAGGATGTTTCGTGACTGGTCTGTTTCAGTAGGTGGTGGAGGTGCATTTATGCATAATGCAGACGTGAATTCCTTTTACGATGGCAAAGTTGATTTTGGGTGGAATGCCTACGGAAGTTTAGATAAGCAGATTACTCCTACCTTTGGATTGAGTTTGCTTTATCAAATGGGTAAAACCAATCAGAAAGCCCTGTTACCAGGAGCTGCAGGAGTAGCCGCAGGCGTGGCCACTGCTTATACAAAATATTATCAGGTTTCTGTCCTGGGTGATATTAATTTTTCTAATTTAATGCGCCGTACCGATAATCATTCGCCTTATAGATGGGCTTTGCACGGTTATGGCGGAGTTGGTCTTCAAGCGTATAACACCTTGTTATTAGATAATGATATGTCGAGATGGAGTACGACTCCAAAAAGAATTCCTATTGAAATCGATCAAAAATTAGGCTTCGACAGTTTTTTTTTCCAAGTTGGAACGGGTGTGAAATACAACGCTTCTAAACTGATTGATATTGAAGCCAGAGCAATGTATATTTTTTCTGGTGACGACTCTTTTGATGGAGGTGGTTATGGGAAAAATGCACGTCCCCCATATAATTCGATAAAATCTGGAAACTCTGATAATATGTTCAGCGTGAACCTGGGATTATCTTTTAAATTGGGAAAATATGATACTCATCTCGCCTGGTTTGATCCTTTGCAGAATATTAATAACAGAATAAATGTTTTAGATAATGCTGCAATTGATTTTGTAGTATGTA
Encoded here:
- a CDS encoding OmpA family protein, which translates into the protein MKLNLLLALAIPIAFYAQHNSAANTTGDYPNAYSSGSANIKPFDNSSRMFRDWSVSVGGGGAFMHNADVNSFYDGKVDFGWNAYGSLDKQITPTFGLSLLYQMGKTNQKALLPGAAGVAAGVATAYTKYYQVSVLGDINFSNLMRRTDNHSPYRWALHGYGGVGLQAYNTLLLDNDMSRWSTTPKRIPIEIDQKLGFDSFFFQVGTGVKYNASKLIDIEARAMYIFSGDDSFDGGGYGKNARPPYNSIKSGNSDNMFSVNLGLSFKLGKYDTHLAWFDPLQNINNRINVLDNAAIDFVVCKKGDLDNDGVCDDWDRQLDTPAGARVDGAGVALDMDLDGVIDLYDKCVTVPGPVENDGCPINVNPK
- the folK gene encoding 2-amino-4-hydroxy-6-hydroxymethyldihydropteridine diphosphokinase; the encoded protein is MSQHEVTLLLGSNLGNPEHNIGLALLRIEEEIGEILRKSEVLITNPVEFVSNNIFCNIALVIKTQFSPIKLLNYVKLIERQMGRGDDTLISGEYQDRIIDIDVVFFGNLNFCCKELKIPHHKHLYQRDFSRKLLGELSKH
- the sppA gene encoding signal peptide peptidase SppA gives rise to the protein MKSFFKNVMANIVAIIIIAAVFSLFLIMMIAASALSGEQKPNIKDNTILTLDFKTNIIDSPTEDQNEMFAFGDKPKNILIFDMLEAIKKAKSDDKIKGISIETDGIRAGLTQLDDIRGALEDFKKTGKFVYAYGNVVSQAAYYLGSVADQYILNPAGGIDLKGLSTEVLYMKSFADKYGIGIEIIRHGKYKSAVEPFMRDDMSPENKDQLSTLLNDIWSVNSQKIANSRKIDPAQFKTIVDSLYAAIPDLSLNYKLADKLMQKSEYDQMIKTKLNLAKKDKLTKVSFKKYISSFSSDSSKKDNQVAVLYASGAIYNGEGYQNVYADNFIKEIKKIADNDKVKAVVLRVNSPGGSANASDEILFELQQLKKKKPIIVSFGDYAASGGYYIAMAADKIYSEPNTLTGSIGVFGMIPYFKEAANKNGLTSHPVTTNANSNMYSVVNGVTPGGVAILTKSVEKTYKRFVHFVTENRKKSFAQIDEIGGGRVWSGTRAKEIGLVDELGTLQDAINFAAQKAKLKDYSVTAYPKKMSQFEQLFKNLDEDEISARLIKNKIGTENYKLFEQITNPKLQQGVMMKMPFEIKID